From Quadrisphaera sp. DSM 44207, the proteins below share one genomic window:
- a CDS encoding isoprenyl transferase: MGARSLLYRLYVHRLETWLAGAAAPRHVGVILDGNRRWARASGADTSHGHRAGADKVLELLDWCEEAGVELVTLWMLSTDNLSRPADELLPLIGIIEDTVTRLAQAGRWRVRAVGALDLLPASTRECLQAAQRATAGTPGLHVNVAVGYGGRREIADAVRKLLAEHASRGTTIEELAEALDVEHIADHLYTAGQPDPDLVIRTSGEQRLSGFLLWQSVHSEFYFCEAFWPDFRRVDFLRALRAYAERERRFGG; this comes from the coding sequence CTGGGCGCCCGCTCGCTGCTGTACCGCCTGTACGTGCACCGCCTGGAGACCTGGCTCGCCGGTGCCGCGGCGCCCCGCCACGTCGGGGTCATCCTCGACGGCAACCGGCGCTGGGCCCGCGCCTCCGGCGCGGACACCAGCCACGGCCACCGCGCCGGCGCGGACAAGGTGCTGGAGCTGCTCGACTGGTGCGAGGAGGCCGGCGTCGAGCTGGTCACCCTGTGGATGCTCTCCACCGACAACCTCTCCCGCCCCGCCGACGAGCTGCTGCCCCTGATCGGGATCATCGAGGACACCGTCACCCGCCTGGCGCAGGCCGGGCGCTGGCGGGTGCGGGCGGTGGGCGCGCTGGACCTGCTGCCCGCCTCCACCCGCGAGTGCCTGCAGGCCGCCCAGCGCGCCACGGCCGGCACGCCGGGCCTGCACGTCAACGTCGCCGTCGGCTACGGGGGACGGCGCGAGATCGCCGACGCCGTCCGCAAGCTGCTCGCCGAGCACGCCTCCCGCGGGACGACGATCGAGGAGCTGGCCGAGGCGCTCGACGTCGAGCACATCGCCGACCACCTGTACACGGCGGGCCAGCCGGACCCGGACCTGGTCATCCGCACCTCCGGGGAGCAGCGCCTGTCCGGGTTCCTGCTGTGGCAGAGCGTGCACAGCGAGTTCTACTTCTGCGAGGCGTTCTGGCCCGACTTCCGGCGGGTGGACTTCTTGCGCGCGCTGCGCGCCTACGCCGAGCGCGAGCGCCGCTTCGGCGGTTGA
- a CDS encoding lytic transglycosylase domain-containing protein, which translates to MTSRPSWRALPRAVRRPVVLVATGAVALTVTGAGVTAGTSPPQPSPFTVQAPPRQPSEELAPRERAQPEDPGARSERLTAAAVSRSQERTAPAPQLPVDDPDRLAEERRLAEEQRRAAEAEAARQAEEAARQAEVAAREAEHRARVAAAVADPRSVARALAAERGWGRQQFSCLDALWTKESGWEHTADNPTSSAYGIPQSLPGRKMASAGADWETNPITQITWGLGYIADAYGTPCGAWAHSERVDWY; encoded by the coding sequence TTGACCTCTCGCCCTTCGTGGCGCGCGCTGCCGCGCGCCGTCCGCCGTCCCGTCGTCCTCGTCGCCACCGGCGCGGTCGCCCTCACGGTCACCGGTGCCGGCGTCACCGCCGGCACCAGCCCGCCCCAGCCCAGCCCCTTCACCGTCCAGGCGCCGCCCCGGCAGCCGTCCGAGGAGCTGGCGCCGCGAGAGCGGGCGCAGCCGGAGGACCCCGGTGCGCGCTCCGAGCGGCTGACCGCCGCGGCGGTCAGCCGCTCGCAGGAGCGCACGGCGCCCGCGCCGCAGCTGCCGGTCGACGACCCGGACCGCCTGGCCGAGGAGCGCCGCCTGGCCGAGGAGCAGCGCCGGGCCGCGGAGGCCGAGGCGGCGCGCCAGGCCGAGGAGGCCGCCCGTCAGGCCGAGGTGGCCGCTCGCGAGGCCGAGCACCGGGCGCGCGTGGCCGCCGCCGTGGCGGACCCGAGGTCCGTGGCTCGCGCCCTGGCCGCCGAGCGCGGGTGGGGCAGGCAGCAGTTCTCCTGCCTCGACGCGCTGTGGACCAAGGAGAGCGGTTGGGAGCACACCGCCGACAACCCCACCTCCAGCGCCTACGGGATCCCGCAGTCCCTGCCCGGGCGCAAGATGGCCAGCGCCGGCGCGGACTGGGAGACCAACCCGATCACGCAGATCACGTGGGGCCTGGGGTACATCGCCGACGCGTACGGCACCCCGTGCGGCGCGTGGGCGCACAGCGAGCGCGTCGACTGGTACTGA
- a CDS encoding glycoside hydrolase family 16 protein produces MVARYRADAGVDDASASPLLRPRRGRRAAERPESAGVLGGAEPEERDAAPEPARPRARAEVAPPPAAAFWEQETALWSAGELAGPIRDDGRDRDGRRRSEERRRPEERRRPEEPRPWTVELPAVTPPPGWQVPSLGILPSPGALPVPVPPVPPVPRTRAEARRAEAQRAALEQQAATERAAAEQQAAAERTAAERRAEVERQAAAEQRTAAQRARAAWAASATLAHSLPEPPAPPRQPFPEPPGPAAEEAPAAAGSPAPGRAALRRSERRRGARGAGARPASARAVPSRGGHARRAGSSVLVPGAAASAVLAVAVAAAVLTQPAAPSSAVDGAVDGAVDGTASGASVSAPADAGAQEASGPAVVSAPEVAAAPAPVPEDPAPEAEAAPQPPAPSAPEPAPSPAPEADPASREEAPVGDLPGWEQVFVEDFSQDAALGSFPDAYGERWTGYEGALDTSEAGLYAESRVVSVGDGVMDLHLRTEDGQALVAAPAPLVGGSDDGQVRGQVHGKYSVRFRADPVEGYRTSWVLWPDSDDYAEGEVAFPLGALDGTFGAADRCVGAPQEVCFAVDSRETYDEWHTASIEWTAEQVRYLLDDEVVGTSAQAPSAPMHWVLQTETDGGAPSPSASAHVQVDWVAFYTAAE; encoded by the coding sequence GTGGTCGCCCGCTACCGAGCCGATGCCGGCGTCGACGACGCGAGCGCGTCCCCGCTGCTGAGGCCCCGGCGCGGCCGCAGGGCGGCGGAGCGTCCCGAGAGCGCCGGCGTCCTGGGCGGCGCCGAGCCGGAGGAGCGCGACGCCGCACCGGAGCCGGCACGGCCGCGCGCCCGGGCCGAGGTCGCGCCCCCGCCGGCTGCGGCGTTCTGGGAGCAGGAGACGGCCCTGTGGTCGGCGGGCGAGCTGGCCGGCCCGATCCGCGACGACGGGCGCGACCGGGACGGGCGGCGCAGGTCGGAGGAGCGGCGCAGGCCCGAGGAGCGGCGCAGGCCCGAGGAGCCGCGCCCCTGGACGGTGGAGCTGCCGGCCGTGACGCCGCCCCCGGGGTGGCAGGTCCCGTCCCTGGGGATCCTCCCGTCCCCGGGGGCCCTTCCCGTCCCGGTGCCGCCCGTCCCGCCCGTCCCGCGCACCCGTGCCGAGGCGCGGAGGGCGGAGGCGCAGCGCGCGGCGCTCGAGCAGCAGGCGGCGACCGAGCGCGCCGCGGCCGAGCAGCAGGCGGCGGCGGAGCGCACCGCGGCCGAGCGGCGGGCGGAGGTCGAGCGGCAGGCCGCGGCCGAGCAGCGCACGGCGGCGCAGCGCGCCCGCGCGGCCTGGGCGGCCTCCGCGACGCTGGCGCACTCCCTCCCGGAGCCCCCGGCCCCGCCGCGGCAGCCGTTCCCCGAGCCGCCGGGGCCCGCGGCGGAGGAGGCGCCCGCAGCGGCCGGCTCCCCGGCGCCGGGCCGCGCCGCGCTGCGGCGCAGCGAGCGCCGCCGCGGCGCGCGTGGTGCCGGGGCACGACCGGCCTCGGCGCGCGCCGTTCCCAGCCGCGGGGGCCACGCCCGCCGCGCGGGCTCCTCGGTGCTGGTGCCCGGCGCCGCCGCGAGCGCCGTCCTGGCGGTCGCGGTGGCCGCCGCCGTGCTCACCCAGCCCGCCGCGCCGTCGTCCGCGGTCGACGGCGCCGTCGACGGCGCCGTCGACGGCACGGCCAGCGGCGCGAGCGTGTCGGCACCGGCGGACGCCGGCGCGCAGGAGGCGAGCGGCCCGGCGGTCGTCAGCGCCCCGGAGGTCGCCGCGGCGCCGGCCCCGGTGCCCGAGGATCCCGCGCCGGAGGCCGAGGCCGCCCCGCAGCCGCCGGCCCCCAGCGCGCCCGAGCCCGCCCCGAGCCCGGCGCCGGAGGCGGACCCCGCCTCGCGCGAGGAGGCCCCGGTGGGCGACCTGCCGGGCTGGGAGCAGGTGTTCGTCGAGGACTTCTCCCAGGACGCCGCGCTCGGCTCCTTCCCCGACGCCTACGGGGAGCGCTGGACCGGCTACGAGGGCGCCCTGGACACCTCCGAGGCGGGCCTGTACGCGGAGTCCCGCGTCGTCTCCGTCGGCGACGGGGTGATGGACCTGCACCTGCGCACCGAGGACGGGCAGGCGCTCGTCGCCGCCCCCGCGCCGCTCGTCGGCGGCTCCGACGACGGCCAGGTGCGCGGCCAGGTGCACGGCAAGTACTCGGTGCGCTTCCGCGCCGACCCGGTCGAGGGCTACCGCACGTCCTGGGTGCTGTGGCCGGACTCCGACGACTACGCCGAGGGGGAGGTCGCCTTCCCGCTCGGGGCCCTGGACGGCACCTTCGGCGCCGCCGACCGGTGCGTGGGGGCGCCGCAGGAGGTCTGCTTCGCCGTCGACTCCCGCGAGACGTACGACGAGTGGCACACGGCCAGCATCGAGTGGACCGCCGAGCAGGTGCGCTACCTGCTCGACGACGAGGTCGTGGGCACCTCGGCGCAGGCGCCGTCCGCGCCGATGCACTGGGTGCTGCAGACCGAGACCGACGGCGGGGCGCCGTCCCCGTCGGCCTCCGCGCACGTGCAGGTGGACTGGGTCGCGTTCTACACCGCCGCCGAGTGA
- a CDS encoding phosphate/phosphite/phosphonate ABC transporter substrate-binding protein, whose product MTARPTVLAGVLLASAVALAGCAHGGGAATPAQGAPAAGSGPAASAAAPAAPAHDGPRTTLVLGSVSDDPAEEAAVFQPFADHLAAALAPSGITAGRVEVAATTQEMAELLRTGRVDLYVDSMHGVTTVVAEGAATPLLRRWKDGAPTYRSVVVARRDSGITSPAQLAGRTVAFEEETSTDGWLLPAAVLVQQGLPLAPASEPGAVVPAGEVGYVYSGDDENTVFLVLDGRVAAGALSEEDLAEDAGSRADELVVVATTPDVPRHGVVARTGLDPALAAAVRGVLTTLHESEEGAEALADFDGTARFDDLAAEDLAPVLELRRVLADALG is encoded by the coding sequence GTGACCGCCCGACCGACCGTCCTCGCCGGCGTCCTGCTGGCCTCCGCCGTCGCGCTGGCCGGCTGCGCGCACGGCGGCGGGGCCGCCACCCCCGCCCAGGGCGCTCCCGCCGCGGGCAGCGGTCCTGCGGCGAGCGCCGCGGCGCCGGCGGCCCCGGCGCACGACGGCCCCCGCACCACGCTCGTGCTGGGCTCCGTCAGCGACGACCCGGCGGAGGAGGCGGCGGTCTTCCAGCCCTTCGCCGACCACCTCGCCGCCGCCCTCGCGCCGTCCGGGATCACCGCAGGCCGGGTCGAGGTCGCGGCGACCACGCAGGAGATGGCGGAGCTGCTGCGCACCGGCCGGGTGGACCTGTACGTGGACTCCATGCACGGCGTGACGACGGTGGTCGCCGAGGGCGCCGCGACGCCGCTGCTGCGCCGCTGGAAGGACGGGGCGCCGACCTACCGCAGCGTGGTCGTGGCGCGCCGCGACAGCGGCATCACCTCCCCGGCCCAGCTCGCCGGGCGCACCGTGGCGTTCGAGGAGGAGACCTCCACCGACGGCTGGCTCCTGCCGGCGGCCGTGCTGGTGCAGCAGGGCCTGCCGCTGGCGCCGGCGTCCGAGCCGGGGGCGGTGGTGCCGGCCGGTGAGGTCGGGTACGTCTACTCCGGCGATGACGAGAACACCGTCTTCCTCGTCCTGGACGGCCGCGTCGCCGCCGGCGCGCTCAGCGAGGAGGACCTGGCGGAGGACGCGGGCTCCCGCGCCGACGAGCTGGTGGTGGTCGCGACCACGCCCGACGTCCCGCGCCACGGGGTCGTCGCCCGCACCGGCCTCGACCCCGCGCTCGCGGCGGCGGTCCGCGGGGTCCTGACGACCCTGCACGAGAGCGAGGAGGGCGCCGAGGCGCTCGCGGACTTCGACGGCACCGCCCGCTTCGACGACCTCGCCGCCGAGGACCTCGCCCCCGTGCTCGAGCTGCGTCGGGTCCTCGCTGATGCGCTCGGCTGA
- a CDS encoding bifunctional diguanylate cyclase/phosphodiesterase, whose amino-acid sequence MRSAEAPPRPRTGSLGLRARFALVVALVVVPSGVLTAQLAVQRQLGTAERHAQESARSVLDLLGSGMTNLVAAGDVSGLHDVLVDVRRHAGVVDAFVVDDDGVVLADGTADEARRYSRAAGVDLQALAAGPLVTEHGDSMDTALPLVLGQERIGVVVVRYSLAEARAEAAAARLLGVGVGLLSTVLPVLAVTLLAGRLTRALERLTGSARLAAEEHLPRVLAAVREGRVVTDDLLPRPVEVGDGAEARELATALNTYRLVVTDMAGDLARLLRERDARFRSAFDGSPVGMALVDPASGRPVAVNEALCRLLGRTAQELVASPLVELVDEQDRAAVHERLDALLGAQDAPAPLLEPVELRYRRGDGTVLWTIASLAVHRDEDGAPQTVIVQLVDATARKEAEQELVHLAYHDPLTGLPNRAHLLEALERALGRSRRSGEPMAVLLLDLDHFKVVNDSLGHDAGDALLREVAERLRATVRDGDTVARFGGDEFVVVAEPRCAEDDATALARRVQEALAAGVRTEGRTVTASASIGIAVSSGGRDARSLLRDADTAAYWAKARGRARYELFDDALRRRADDRLLVEQELRVALEQGQLVPWYQPVVSTRTGRVLGLEALVRWEHPERGVLAPGAFLDVAVEAGLVARLGHAVLERVCRDLADWDARWDAAGIGPGQKRPWVSVNVDAQQLHAEGFAEQVRGLLAGAGTAPQRLRLELTESAFLDAASVDAARSLRTQGLRLVVDDFGTGYSSLNYLRRLPVDVLKVDRSFLEGVDVDAEAEAVVRAIVDLSHAIGLTVVAEGVETPEQLEVLRGLRCDAAQGFLLARPMPAGRVLEHLRAADRAAAPVLTP is encoded by the coding sequence ATGCGCTCGGCTGAGGCGCCGCCGCGCCCGCGCACCGGGTCCCTGGGCCTGCGGGCCCGCTTCGCGCTCGTCGTCGCCCTCGTCGTCGTCCCCTCCGGGGTGCTGACCGCCCAGCTGGCGGTGCAGCGCCAGCTGGGGACCGCCGAGCGGCACGCCCAGGAGAGCGCCCGCAGCGTCCTGGACCTGCTCGGCTCGGGGATGACGAACCTCGTGGCGGCGGGGGACGTCTCCGGGCTGCACGACGTGCTCGTGGACGTCCGGCGCCACGCGGGCGTGGTCGACGCGTTCGTGGTGGACGACGACGGCGTCGTCCTCGCCGACGGCACTGCGGACGAGGCGCGGCGCTACTCGCGCGCCGCCGGCGTCGACCTGCAGGCGCTCGCCGCGGGACCGCTCGTCACCGAGCACGGGGACTCCATGGACACCGCGCTGCCCCTGGTGCTCGGGCAGGAGCGCATCGGGGTCGTGGTCGTGCGGTACTCCCTGGCCGAGGCGCGCGCGGAGGCCGCCGCGGCCCGGCTCCTCGGCGTCGGCGTCGGGCTGCTGAGCACCGTGCTGCCCGTGCTCGCCGTGACGCTGCTCGCCGGCCGGCTCACCCGCGCCCTCGAGCGCCTGACCGGGTCCGCGCGCCTGGCGGCGGAGGAGCACCTGCCGCGCGTGCTGGCCGCCGTGCGCGAGGGCCGGGTCGTCACCGACGACCTGCTCCCGCGGCCCGTGGAGGTCGGCGACGGCGCGGAGGCCCGCGAGCTGGCCACCGCGCTGAACACCTACCGGCTCGTCGTCACCGACATGGCCGGTGACCTCGCGCGCCTGCTGCGCGAGCGCGACGCGCGCTTCCGCAGCGCCTTCGACGGCTCCCCGGTCGGGATGGCCCTCGTCGACCCGGCGTCCGGGCGGCCCGTGGCCGTCAACGAGGCGCTGTGCCGGCTGCTCGGCCGGACGGCGCAGGAGCTGGTGGCCTCCCCTCTGGTCGAGCTCGTCGACGAGCAGGACCGGGCCGCCGTCCACGAGCGCCTGGACGCGCTCCTGGGGGCGCAGGACGCTCCCGCGCCCCTGCTGGAGCCCGTGGAGCTGCGCTACCGGCGCGGCGACGGCACGGTGCTGTGGACCATCGCCAGCCTGGCGGTGCACCGCGACGAGGACGGCGCCCCGCAGACGGTGATCGTGCAGCTGGTCGACGCGACGGCGCGCAAGGAGGCCGAGCAGGAGCTCGTGCACCTGGCCTACCACGACCCGCTGACCGGGCTGCCGAACCGCGCGCACCTGCTGGAGGCCCTGGAGCGGGCGCTCGGGCGCTCCCGGCGCAGCGGCGAGCCCATGGCCGTGCTGCTGCTCGACCTCGACCACTTCAAGGTCGTCAACGACAGCCTCGGCCACGACGCGGGCGACGCGCTGCTGCGCGAGGTCGCCGAGCGGCTGCGGGCCACCGTGCGCGACGGCGACACGGTCGCCCGCTTCGGCGGCGACGAGTTCGTGGTGGTCGCCGAGCCGCGCTGCGCCGAGGACGACGCCACCGCCCTCGCCCGGCGCGTGCAGGAGGCCCTCGCCGCGGGCGTGCGCACCGAGGGCCGCACGGTGACGGCCTCCGCGAGCATCGGCATCGCCGTCTCCTCCGGCGGGCGCGACGCGCGCAGCCTGCTGCGGGACGCCGACACGGCCGCCTACTGGGCCAAGGCGCGCGGGCGGGCGCGCTACGAGCTCTTCGACGACGCGCTGCGCCGGCGCGCCGACGACCGCCTGCTCGTCGAGCAGGAGCTGCGGGTCGCGCTGGAGCAGGGCCAGCTGGTGCCGTGGTACCAGCCGGTCGTCTCCACGCGCACCGGACGCGTCCTGGGCCTGGAGGCCCTCGTGCGCTGGGAGCACCCCGAGCGCGGCGTCCTGGCCCCCGGCGCCTTCCTCGACGTGGCGGTGGAGGCCGGCCTCGTCGCGCGCCTGGGCCACGCCGTCCTCGAGCGGGTCTGCCGCGACCTCGCCGACTGGGACGCGCGCTGGGACGCCGCCGGGATCGGGCCGGGGCAGAAGCGGCCGTGGGTGTCGGTCAACGTCGACGCCCAGCAGCTGCACGCCGAGGGCTTCGCCGAGCAGGTGCGGGGGCTGCTGGCCGGGGCCGGCACCGCGCCGCAGCGGCTGCGCCTGGAGCTGACCGAGAGCGCCTTCCTCGACGCGGCCTCCGTGGACGCCGCCCGCTCCCTGCGCACGCAGGGCCTGCGCCTGGTGGTCGACGACTTCGGCACCGGCTACTCCTCGCTGAACTACCTGCGCCGGCTGCCGGTGGACGTCCTGAAGGTCGACCGCTCCTTCCTCGAGGGCGTCGACGTCGACGCGGAGGCGGAGGCCGTCGTGCGCGCCATCGTCGACCTCTCGCACGCCATCGGCCTGACCGTCGTCGCCGAGGGCGTGGAGACCCCCGAGCAGCTGGAGGTGCTGCGCGGCCTGCGCTGCGACGCCGCGCAGGGGTTCCTGCTGGCGCGCCCGATGCCCGCCGGGCGGGTGCTCGAGCACCTGCGCGCCGCCGACCGCGCCGCCGCGCCCGTCCTCACCCCCTGA
- a CDS encoding class II fumarate hydratase → MAQQVDGDYRIEHDTMGEVRVPAAALWRAQTQRAVENFPISGTPLERSHIEALARIKKAAARANAELGVLPADVAEAVAAAAEEVARGEHDAHFPVDVFQTGSGTSSNMNANEVIATLATRALGRDVHPNDHVNASQSSNDVFPTSVHVAATSAVVNDLVPALEHLAAALERKAQQFATVVKSGRTHLMDATPVTLGQEFGGYAAAVRYGVERLRAALPRAAEVPLGGTAVGTGINTPAGFPQRVIALLAEDTGLPLTEARDHFEAQSSRDGLVELSGQLRTVAVSLTKVNNDLRWMGSGPNTGLGELRIPDLQPGSSIMPGKVNPVVNEAVLMVAAQVVGNDATVAWAGASGNFELNVAIPVIARNVLESVRLLANGCRVLADKVVDGLEADVERARRYAEASPSIVTPLNRVIGYEAAAKVAKHAVAHGLTVREAVVALGFVERGEVTEEQLDAALDVLAMTRPPRA, encoded by the coding sequence ATGGCTCAGCAGGTCGACGGCGACTACCGGATCGAGCACGACACCATGGGCGAGGTGCGCGTGCCCGCGGCCGCCCTGTGGCGGGCGCAGACCCAGCGGGCGGTGGAGAACTTCCCCATCAGCGGCACGCCGCTGGAGCGCAGCCACATCGAGGCCCTCGCGCGCATCAAGAAGGCCGCGGCCCGCGCCAACGCCGAGCTCGGCGTGCTGCCCGCCGACGTCGCCGAGGCGGTCGCGGCCGCCGCCGAGGAGGTCGCCCGCGGCGAGCACGACGCGCACTTCCCCGTCGACGTCTTCCAGACCGGGTCCGGCACGTCGTCCAACATGAACGCCAACGAGGTGATCGCGACGCTGGCGACCCGCGCCCTGGGCCGCGACGTGCACCCGAACGACCACGTCAACGCCTCGCAGTCGTCCAACGACGTCTTCCCCACCTCGGTGCACGTGGCCGCCACCAGCGCCGTCGTGAACGACCTCGTGCCGGCGCTGGAGCACCTCGCGGCCGCCCTGGAGCGCAAGGCGCAGCAGTTCGCGACGGTCGTCAAGAGCGGGCGCACGCACCTGATGGACGCCACGCCCGTCACCCTCGGCCAGGAGTTCGGCGGGTACGCCGCGGCGGTGCGCTACGGCGTCGAGCGCCTGCGGGCGGCGCTGCCGCGCGCCGCGGAGGTCCCCCTGGGCGGCACGGCGGTGGGCACGGGCATCAACACCCCCGCCGGCTTCCCGCAGCGGGTGATCGCGCTGCTCGCGGAGGACACCGGGCTGCCCCTGACCGAGGCGCGCGACCACTTCGAGGCGCAGTCCTCCCGCGACGGGCTGGTGGAGCTGTCCGGGCAGCTGCGCACCGTCGCCGTGAGCCTGACGAAGGTCAACAACGACCTGCGGTGGATGGGCTCGGGCCCGAACACCGGCCTGGGCGAGCTGCGCATCCCCGACCTGCAGCCGGGCTCCTCGATCATGCCCGGCAAGGTCAACCCGGTGGTCAACGAGGCGGTGCTCATGGTCGCCGCCCAGGTGGTCGGCAACGACGCCACCGTCGCCTGGGCCGGCGCGTCGGGGAACTTCGAGCTCAACGTGGCGATCCCGGTGATCGCCCGCAACGTGCTGGAGTCGGTGCGGCTGCTCGCCAACGGCTGCCGCGTGCTCGCCGACAAGGTCGTGGACGGCCTGGAGGCGGACGTCGAGCGCGCCCGCCGCTACGCCGAGGCCTCGCCGTCCATCGTGACGCCGCTGAACCGGGTGATCGGCTACGAGGCGGCCGCGAAGGTCGCCAAGCACGCCGTCGCGCACGGGCTGACGGTGCGCGAGGCGGTGGTCGCCCTCGGCTTCGTCGAGCGCGGGGAGGTCACCGAGGAGCAGCTGGACGCCGCCCTCGACGTCCTCGCGATGACCCGCCCGCCGCGGGCCTGA
- a CDS encoding spermidine synthase, whose translation MAVWEELARADGVLGEVVLRRRDSPDGPLVELVVGGVLVMDDRDTTTERALATAALAELDGDDLHVVVGGLGLGFTAAGVLADPRVRRLLVVEVEPAVLAWVAAGLVPATAGLLDDPRARARVGDVAAVLRDLPPGRADAVLLDVDNGPGFLVSPANAPLYEVAGLREAAAALRPGGVLAVWSADAAEDAERLTARLQEAVGPARARRCVVVREGRELEYRVHLARRRV comes from the coding sequence GTGGCGGTCTGGGAGGAGCTCGCGCGGGCCGACGGCGTGCTCGGCGAGGTGGTCCTGCGCCGGCGCGACAGCCCGGACGGCCCGCTCGTCGAGCTCGTCGTCGGCGGCGTGCTCGTGATGGACGACCGCGACACCACGACCGAGCGCGCCCTCGCCACGGCGGCGCTGGCCGAGCTGGACGGTGACGACCTGCACGTCGTCGTGGGCGGCCTCGGGCTCGGCTTCACCGCCGCGGGCGTCCTGGCGGACCCTCGGGTGCGCCGGCTGCTCGTCGTCGAGGTCGAGCCCGCGGTCCTCGCCTGGGTGGCGGCGGGCCTGGTGCCCGCGACCGCCGGGCTGCTCGACGACCCGCGCGCGCGAGCGCGCGTCGGGGACGTCGCCGCCGTCCTGCGCGACCTGCCGCCCGGGCGCGCCGACGCGGTGCTGCTCGACGTCGACAACGGCCCCGGCTTCCTCGTCTCCCCCGCCAACGCGCCCCTGTACGAGGTCGCCGGCCTGCGGGAGGCCGCGGCGGCGCTGCGCCCGGGCGGGGTGCTCGCGGTGTGGTCGGCGGACGCCGCCGAGGACGCCGAGCGGCTGACGGCGCGCCTGCAGGAGGCCGTGGGCCCGGCGCGCGCCCGGCGCTGCGTCGTCGTCCGCGAGGGCCGGGAGCTGGAGTACCGGGTGCACCTGGCCCGCCGGAGGGTCTGA
- a CDS encoding carbonic anhydrase — protein MSDPTCTPAEAWARLLEGNARFVSDAASSADTSRARRAELSLGQRPFALIFGCSDSRVPAELVFDQGLGDLFVVRTAGHTLDAAVLGSVEFGVGVLGIPLVVVLGHEACGAVAATATALERGSVPGGYVRDVVERITPSLLAARRDGASTIDAYEAEHVRSTAALLADRSAVVAAAVAGGRCAVIGVTYPLVDGRAHLVDAVGDVGAEPAPGATQDAGRDAAQDAAQAAAPA, from the coding sequence ATGAGCGACCCCACGTGCACGCCCGCCGAGGCCTGGGCCCGCCTGCTGGAGGGCAACGCGCGCTTCGTCAGCGACGCGGCCTCCTCGGCCGACACCAGCCGCGCCCGCCGCGCGGAGCTGTCCCTGGGCCAGCGCCCGTTCGCGCTGATCTTCGGCTGCTCGGACTCGCGCGTGCCCGCCGAGCTGGTCTTCGACCAGGGGCTGGGGGACCTGTTCGTCGTCCGCACCGCCGGGCACACCCTCGACGCCGCGGTGCTGGGGTCGGTGGAGTTCGGCGTGGGGGTGCTCGGCATCCCCCTCGTGGTGGTGCTCGGGCACGAGGCGTGCGGCGCGGTCGCGGCCACGGCGACGGCGCTGGAGCGGGGCAGCGTGCCCGGCGGCTACGTGCGCGACGTCGTCGAGCGCATCACCCCGAGCCTGCTCGCCGCCCGCCGCGACGGCGCCAGCACGATCGACGCCTACGAGGCCGAGCACGTGCGCTCCACCGCCGCGCTGCTCGCCGACCGCTCGGCCGTGGTCGCCGCCGCGGTCGCCGGGGGCCGGTGCGCCGTCATCGGCGTGACCTACCCCCTCGTCGACGGGCGGGCGCACCTGGTGGACGCGGTCGGCGACGTCGGCGCCGAGCCGGCGCCGGGCGCCACCCAGGACGCCGGCCGGGACGCCGCCCAGGACGCCGCCCAGGCCGCCGCGCCCGCCTGA
- a CDS encoding carbohydrate kinase: protein MGGVLVIGEALVDVVVPVDGEAVEHPGGSPANVALGLARLGRETHLLTHLGDDGRGEAVRRHLEASGVQLVEGSVQPGRTSTAEAALAADGSATYAFDLTWSLPRTPLPQAPLAVHTGSIAAVLQPGAATVERIMAGASGDATTSYDPNLRPDLMGEPAAVRAPVEALVAVSDVVKLSEEDAAWLVPGTAPEELAAAWLRLGPAVVVLTRGADGMVALCRAGRVEVPAERVRVADTVGAGDSAMAALLDGLWEHGLLGGPAREALAGIGTGVLQDVVRRAVRAAAITVSRPGADPPTRAELG, encoded by the coding sequence GTGGGCGGTGTCCTCGTGATCGGCGAGGCCCTGGTGGACGTCGTCGTCCCCGTGGACGGCGAGGCCGTCGAGCACCCCGGCGGCAGCCCCGCCAACGTCGCGCTCGGCCTGGCGCGCCTGGGTCGCGAGACGCACCTGCTCACGCACCTCGGCGACGACGGGCGCGGGGAGGCGGTGCGCCGGCACCTGGAGGCCTCCGGGGTGCAGCTGGTCGAGGGGTCGGTGCAGCCGGGCCGCACGTCCACGGCGGAGGCCGCGCTGGCGGCGGACGGGTCGGCGACCTACGCGTTCGACCTGACCTGGTCCCTGCCGCGCACGCCGCTGCCGCAGGCGCCGCTGGCCGTGCACACCGGGTCGATCGCGGCCGTGCTGCAGCCGGGCGCCGCCACGGTCGAGCGGATCATGGCGGGCGCCTCCGGCGACGCGACGACGAGCTACGACCCGAACCTGCGGCCGGACCTCATGGGCGAGCCCGCCGCCGTGCGCGCCCCGGTGGAGGCGCTCGTCGCCGTCAGCGACGTCGTCAAGCTCAGCGAGGAGGACGCCGCCTGGCTGGTGCCCGGCACCGCGCCGGAGGAGCTGGCGGCGGCCTGGCTGCGGCTGGGGCCGGCCGTGGTGGTGCTCACCCGCGGCGCCGACGGGATGGTGGCGCTGTGCCGCGCCGGGCGCGTGGAGGTGCCGGCCGAGCGGGTGCGGGTGGCCGACACCGTCGGCGCCGGCGACTCCGCGATGGCGGCGCTGCTCGACGGGCTGTGGGAGCACGGCCTGCTCGGCGGGCCCGCGCGCGAGGCGCTGGCGGGCATCGGCACCGGCGTGCTGCAGGACGTCGTCCGCCGCGCCGTGCGGGCCGCGGCGATCACCGTCTCGCGCCCGGGCGCCGACCCGCCCACCCGCGCCGAGCTCGGCTGA